From Gossypium raimondii isolate GPD5lz chromosome 11, ASM2569854v1, whole genome shotgun sequence:
CCCTagccctaaccctaaccctaacttCCGTTCCCCAACAGACCAAACCGACCACGACCCGGAATCTCTACCTCACATGGAGCTTCACCCTTCTTCTGACCAGGACCCCACCCCCAACTCTAACCCTAATTTCCACGCCGTTCTTCCGACTCCACCCGAGGCGATTGCTCCTGCAGCGGCGGCAGCGCCCTCTCTTCTCCACATCTCCTTCAACCAGGACCACGGTTGCTTCGCCGCCGGGATTGATCATGGCTTCCGGATTTACAATTGCGATCCATTCCGCGAGATATTTCGCCGGGATTTCGATCGCGGGGGCGGTATTGGAGTCGTTGAGATGCTTTTCCGGTGCAATATTTTGGCTCTTGTTGGCGGTGGACCTGACCCGCAATACCCACCCAATAAGGTTATGATATGGGACGACCATCAGAGCCGATGCATCGGCGAACTTTCGTTCCGTTCCGAAGTAAGATCGGTTCGGCTTCGGAGGGATCGAATCGTAGTTGTTTTGGAACAAAAGATTTTCGTCTACAATTTCGCGGATTTGAAGCTGTTGCACCAGATTGAGACTATCGTAAATCCTAAGGGACTCTGCGCGGTTTCTCAGGGGGTTGGGTCCTTGGTTTTGGTTTGCCCTGGATTGCAAAAGGGGCAAGTTAGGGTGGAGCATTACGCCTCGAAGAGGACCAAGTTTATCATGGCTCATGATTCAAGAATTGTGTGCTTCGCGCTTTCGCAGGACGGGCAGTTGCTTGCTACCGCTAGCTCGAAAGGGACGCTGGTTCGAATTTTTAATACTGTTGATGGTAGCTTGCTGCAAGAGGTATACCGTTAAATACTATTTTGTTACTTCTTTCTCATTTATTTTGGAACTGAATTAGGCAGATTGGGTGGGTTTAAATTTCTGATAATGCGATGAATTGTTTCAAAATTCTTTTAGTTGACTCGTGATACGGTAATCTTTTAGTCAAATTAATACGAAGACACATAATTTGTAAGAGATTTCATTAGAATGTTCGCCCAATGATGCTCAAACTAGAATTTTGTATGTTTTGCTGCATCTGCTCTATTTCCATCTTATTATGTCAGCTTGAAAAAGGTTAATATATTTTTCCGAGTTACTTGCAAATGCTAGCAAGTTGAGTTATATGTGAGAAACTGGGACCAAGATTAGGGCATTCTAATCGAACAGATGGGGGATACTAACTAGTTCATAGTTAAGTATGTGTCTAAGTAATCCAGTTTTTTCATGGTTTTCTACTAAACTATCATGTCATGTGTTACGAGTGTTAGATATtgttcttttgaattttctagATGCAGTGAGTGCAGCAtattcacaaaatcattttagtGGCTTTAGTGATTCTTACGGTTCTGGGCTACATTGAGATTCCATAATAATTATCTTACTTACTATGATTCAAAACATTTGCTGACATTCTGGAAGTTTTCATGTGTATAAATATAGGTAAGAAGGGGGGCAGATAGAGCTGAAATTTATAGTTTGGCGTTCTCTTCAAATGCCCAGTGGTTAGCAGTTTCAAGTGACAAAGGCACAGTCCATGTTTTCAGCCTTAAGATTAATGGTGGATCTCCAGGTATTGACAGGTCACAAAGTGCTTCCGACCCTGTTACATCACCGCATTCCTCTCTTTCTTTTATCAAAGGTACGGTGCTCTCTTTAGCCCACTACTTTTTCTATTGCCATCTATTCGAACTTGTAATCTTGTCTTAAAGCAATTAATTTATTCGAACAGTTCTCTTATCGATAAGTTTTTGTGCAACAAAATAGAATCTATTATAGGAAAAAATTCAATGCCAATTGCCCCTTAAAACTTCCTATTCGTGATTTTCTGAGATTATTGTCACCTTTGCATGAGAAACAAAATTACAAGTGTTAGTTGGATGCTGCTGGGGAATCAGCATTCTAATAATGATGAGCTCCTAGTCAATTGGTGTTTAAAATAGGGTTAAATCACTATTTGGGACCTGAACTTGGCAACAAGTTGGGGCCCGAACTAGGTAATTTTTTCCATATTGGGGCTTAAACTTTTTGTTGTTCAAGTTAGTCCCTGAACTTGATAATTGTTCCCATGTTGGGGCTTGGACTTGGCAATTGTTCCCATATTGGGTCCCGAACTTTAGGGTTCTTAAGGAAATATCAGTGATTAACTTGGACGCAAAAAGTTCAGGCCCTAATTTGGAAACACTTGCGAAGTTTTGGggctaacttggacaaaaaatgtTCAGGCCCCAATGTTAGAACAACTGCCTAGTTCAAGACCTAACTTGAACTAAAAAGACGTTTAGGCCCCAAAAAGTGATTCAACCCATTAAATAATGTCTTCAAATTTTGTGAGTGATATGATGAGCATCTAAAATGGGCTTTCTGTTTATAGGAGAGTTGTCCAAGTACTTCATCTAGCAGAGAAAGTAACCCACTTGAATAGAATGTGACATCGAACAAGATTGTGTCAAATATATTTACTTGGAATTATGCATTTGATTTTCTTCTGTTTGGTTTTTTGGGGGCAGTAAACCAAGAAAAGCATCTAAAATCCTAAATTGATTTTCCATTTGCAGGTGTGTTACCCAAGTACTTCAGTTCAGAGTGGTCAGTGGCTCAATTCCGCCTGGTTGAAGGTTCTCAGTACATTGTTGCTTTTGGTCATCAAAAGAATACAGTGGTAATTCTTGGCATTGATGGAAggtaagaaaaatcaaatactAGTAGATGTTATTTAAAATTGCTTAGAGCATCTATCCATGAGAATAAAGTTTTCCATTATTTCTGTTAAATTGAGTTTATAATGCTCTGGTAAATCAACAATCTAATATATAGGGCGGCTATAGTTAGGTATTTTGTGGTTAATCAGTAACCTTGGCATAGGAGTGGTTGATCCGCCACTTTCCTAGAGTTAAATGTTTTTAGAAGCACAATCTTTATGAAATTTCATTAGTACATACATAGGAAGTTTCGTCGAAGCATCTGTATGTTTTCAAGGTGGTTTCTCTTGATGGCCAAAGACCTTTGTCTTCTcctgtgtgtgtgtgtgtgtgtgtgtgttagATTTGTTGTTTGCTGCTGCTACATGTTCCTTTTGTTTTAGTTTCTTATTACAAAGGCCACTGACTAAAGTGTAATGGGGTTTTATGGATGAAGCTTCTACCGATGCCAATTTGACCCGGTGAATGGTGGGGAAATGACCCAGCTGGAATATCACAACTTTCTGAAGCCTGAGGCAGCTTTCTAATGTGctgcatttatttataatatttttctatttatcgggcatataaatatattgtatattttaaggTTCTACCACCTTTTCCCCTAATTTGCCTGATGTATtcttaatttgtaaatatacaAAGCTATATAGATTTGTATAGTTTGGAACGGCGTACCCaaaagatattatatatataaaaacctgttcatttcattgtttaatttccttttcttttaagggTAGGTACGTAGAGGCGGCATAGCAAATTTACAATGCTAAATCCTACACTTtaataatagataaattttttGGATCCAGCGCGTAATTATCTTTGAAATCTGGTTGTTGCAAAATCAGAAATTGAAAAACTCGACCTAATGTTGAAATGGtttttgcttaaatttcaaGGATGTTTTTTAGATAGTAAAAAACTGTTTGTATGTTATAAGTTATGCACAAATCAATTCACAAAGGTGAATTTATTTTCcaataaaaaacttaatatgGTAAGGTTCCTTTGGaaataattgttatttaaaataaaagaaagagctTACCTTATTTCAACACAATAAAAcaaagtataaaataaatttagaccAGTGTAGAAGTCATAACCGAAAGCTGTTGATTCTCCTCGTATGAATAAATGTCCGAATAACATAATCTAAAGAACAAATCTCAAGATGATGCTTTGGTTTGttatttgaccattttttaTGCAGGGCACTGAAAACTGTGGTTTGACCAGACTCTGTCATTATATATTgccaataaattatataaatcatCCACTTAACATTTATTATGTATAATCAACGCTAATACTTCATTTATGTTCTTAATACATGATTATTACTAAGAAACTTCATGAGAAAAAGTAGGAGAGTAGgttcttattttttaactttcttacaaatactaaattacacatatataatatattattac
This genomic window contains:
- the LOC105803033 gene encoding autophagy-related protein 18a codes for the protein MATLSASPSPNPNPNFRSPTDQTDHDPESLPHMELHPSSDQDPTPNSNPNFHAVLPTPPEAIAPAAAAAPSLLHISFNQDHGCFAAGIDHGFRIYNCDPFREIFRRDFDRGGGIGVVEMLFRCNILALVGGGPDPQYPPNKVMIWDDHQSRCIGELSFRSEVRSVRLRRDRIVVVLEQKIFVYNFADLKLLHQIETIVNPKGLCAVSQGVGSLVLVCPGLQKGQVRVEHYASKRTKFIMAHDSRIVCFALSQDGQLLATASSKGTLVRIFNTVDGSLLQEVRRGADRAEIYSLAFSSNAQWLAVSSDKGTVHVFSLKINGGSPGIDRSQSASDPVTSPHSSLSFIKGVLPKYFSSEWSVAQFRLVEGSQYIVAFGHQKNTVVILGIDGSFYRCQFDPVNGGEMTQLEYHNFLKPEAAF